From Aquificaceae bacterium, one genomic window encodes:
- a CDS encoding DUF190 domain-containing protein — protein MQCETAILVRMFFGENDKYEGKPLYRYVVEFCREKGIAGATVFRGILGYGKSSVIHKASIFSLSSDLPIVVEIVDCEEKVQEILPELSRLVKEGVITLEKVKVIKPS, from the coding sequence ATGCAGTGTGAAACCGCTATTTTGGTTAGGATGTTTTTTGGTGAGAATGACAAATACGAAGGAAAGCCTCTTTATAGGTATGTGGTGGAGTTTTGTAGGGAAAAGGGTATTGCGGGTGCTACGGTTTTTAGAGGTATACTTGGCTATGGAAAGTCTTCTGTAATACACAAAGCGAGTATCTTTAGTCTATCTTCTGACCTTCCAATAGTAGTGGAGATAGTGGACTGTGAGGAAAAGGTTCAAGAGATTCTGCCTGAACTTTCAAGACTTGTGAAGGAAGGTGTAATAACCCTTGAAAAAGTAAAGGTTATAAAGCCTTCGTAA
- the der gene encoding ribosome biogenesis GTPase Der, with protein sequence MVDILIVGRPNVGKSTLFNRLVRRRKSIVHDVPGVTRDMVEGVVQWRDRTFTVADTGGVLEKGDEIAEGIKRQVQRVLSEAKAIIFVVDGREGLTAGDQYIAKLLYPYREKVFMAVNKIDTDRLEDRVYEFYSLGFERVFPISAQHGRGIGELLDSLVALIPEGEEKSIEGIRIAFVGRPNVGKSSLINAILKEERVIVSPIAGTTRDAIEVPFSFEGKDFVLIDTAGIRRRSKVEYGVEFFSVGRSIKAIELSDISCLLIDLSEGVTAQDKRIGGLIERRYKGCVIVGNKVDLVKASKREIESYIRKELYFLDFAPIVLTSAIKGQGVEDLLRACELVWKDYNIQHKTSFVNRAIEKVIREKHPPSKKGKEVKIYYAFQESTRPPTIVVFTNDPELWRKDYLRFFEKKLREHLQIKYAPIKLILKDREGAVK encoded by the coding sequence ATGGTTGACATTCTCATAGTGGGAAGACCTAACGTAGGAAAGTCTACTCTCTTTAACAGGCTCGTAAGGAGAAGGAAAAGCATAGTTCATGACGTGCCCGGAGTTACCAGAGATATGGTAGAAGGTGTGGTTCAGTGGCGAGATAGGACTTTTACCGTTGCGGATACGGGAGGTGTGCTTGAGAAGGGTGATGAGATAGCAGAGGGCATCAAGAGGCAGGTACAAAGAGTTTTGTCTGAAGCTAAGGCGATAATATTCGTAGTGGATGGAAGGGAAGGGCTTACCGCTGGAGACCAGTATATAGCTAAGCTACTCTATCCATATAGGGAAAAGGTATTTATGGCGGTAAACAAAATTGATACAGACCGCTTAGAAGATAGAGTTTATGAATTTTACTCTCTTGGCTTTGAAAGGGTCTTTCCTATATCCGCACAGCATGGAAGGGGTATAGGTGAGCTTCTTGATAGCCTTGTAGCACTTATTCCAGAGGGTGAGGAGAAAAGTATAGAAGGCATACGCATAGCTTTCGTGGGAAGACCCAACGTGGGAAAGTCATCTCTAATAAACGCCATACTAAAAGAGGAAAGAGTTATAGTCTCTCCAATTGCAGGAACTACAAGGGATGCTATAGAAGTGCCCTTTTCCTTTGAAGGAAAAGACTTTGTTCTCATAGATACCGCAGGTATAAGGAGAAGGAGCAAGGTTGAATACGGTGTAGAGTTTTTCTCTGTAGGTAGGTCCATAAAAGCCATAGAGCTTTCGGACATATCCTGCCTTTTGATTGACCTCTCAGAAGGTGTAACCGCCCAAGACAAGAGGATAGGAGGTCTTATAGAGAGAAGATACAAGGGATGCGTAATAGTAGGCAACAAGGTGGACTTAGTAAAGGCAAGCAAGAGGGAGATAGAAAGTTATATAAGAAAGGAGCTGTATTTTCTTGATTTTGCACCCATTGTGCTAACTTCTGCTATTAAGGGGCAAGGAGTGGAGGACCTGCTTAGGGCTTGCGAGCTTGTTTGGAAAGACTACAACATACAACACAAAACTTCCTTTGTAAACAGAGCAATAGAAAAGGTCATAAGAGAAAAACATCCACCCTCTAAGAAGGGAAAGGAAGTAAAGATATACTATGCCTTTCAGGAGAGCACAAGACCACCAACCATTGTGGTATTTACAAACGACCCAGAGCTTTGGAGAAAGGATTACCTGAGGTTTTTTGAAAAGAAACTTAGAGAGCATCTTCAAATAAAGTATGCACCTATAAAGCTTATTTTAAAGGACAGGGAAGGTGCTGTAAAATAG